A segment of the Bacillus sp. es.034 genome:
TCAAGCATTGTCCCGTTCGTCTCACATGTCGACCACACTGAACATGATGTCGACGTTATCGTCACTGAGCAAGGTTATGCCGACCTGCGCGGGTTAGCACCAAGAGAGCGTGTAGCGCTGATCATCGAGCGTTGTGCTCATCCTATATACCGCGACCAGCTTCGTGAGTATTATCAGGAAGCGTTGACAAGAGGTGGACAAACCCCGCATGTCTTAGAAAAAGCACTATCCTGGCATACGAACCTTGCCGAGAATGGTACAATGCTTAGGACTGAAATGGAGACGGTTTAAAGGATAAACAAAAGATACCGGGTATTTCCTGAAAGAGGGGGTATCCGGTTTTATTCATCAGAGGTATGATACAAGATCATTGCTCTACTGTGTTAAAGGATGGTATCATCTAACGTAATATCGGTAAGGAGGAGGCATAAATATGTCATTGGAAAGTGTAAAAGCCCATTTTAAACAGTGGAACCGCGAAAATGACGTGATGGAGTTCGAAACATCGAGTGCTACGGTTGAAGAAGCAGCAGAAACAATCGGTGTCATGCCTGCGCAGATTGCAAAAACGCTGTCATTCAGGGGACCGGATGACAAAGATATCCTGATTGTTGCGGCAGGAGATGCGAAGATCGATAACAAGAAGTTCCGTCAGTTTACAGGGATAAAAGCACGCATGCTCATTGCCTGATGAAGTATTGGAGCGAACCGGCCATGTCGTCGGTGGCGTCTGTCCGTTCGGATTAGCGAATGAAATGGACGTCTATCTGGATATTTCGATGAAACGCTTCGAGAACCTTTTCCCTGCATGTGGAAGCACCAACTCTGCAATCAAATTGACGCCAGGGGAACTTTTCCTCTATTCATCTGCCAATGAGTGGATTGATGTGTGTAAAGAGTGGGAAGAAGAATATGCTCATACCTCCTTATTTAGCTGAGACTGGGGTAAGTCTTTCACAAATAAAGGAACGATTAGGACACAAGGACGAGAAAACAACTAAAAATGTTTATTTACATGTAACAAAGAGATGAAAAAAGAGGCTTCCCAAAAGTTCAAAGAACTCATGGAAAACCTCTAATTCAAACCCTTATTTTAGAAAATGTTACCCATTTTTTACCCTCGGTATTTTTCAAGTATATAAAGGTCTAAATATCCCGTTATTACTGGGTTTATCGGGGCAGATTACATCATGCCGCCCATTCCACCCATGCCGCCCATACCGGACATATCCGGCATGCCGCCGCCTTCTTCAGGAATGTCCGCTACTACTGCTTCGGTAGTCAGGAACATTGCTGCAACAGACGCTGCGTTTTGCAGTGCAGAGCGAGTTACTTTGGTTGGATCTACGATACCTTTTTCGATCATGTTGACCCACTCACCAGTAGCTGCGTTGAATCCAACGCCTACTTCTTCCTTCTTCAGACGTTCTACGATGATAGAACCTTCGAGTCCAGCGTTGTGAGCGATTTGACGGATCGGCTCTTCAAGAGCACGCAGCACGATGTTGATACCAGTTGCTACATCTGCATCCGCTTCGATTGATGCTACTTTGTTGTATACGTTCACGAGTGCTGTACCACCACCGGATACGATACCTTCTTCTACTGCTGCACGAGTAGAGTTAAGTGCGTCTTCGATGCGTAGTTTACGCTCTTTAAGCTCAGTTTCAGTTGCAGCTCCAACTTTCACGACTGCTACTCCACCTGCAAGCTTAGCAAGGCGCTCTTGTAATTTTTCCTTGTCGAATTCAGAAGTGGACTCTTCTAATTGAGCACGGATTTGGTTTACACGAGCTGCGATTTTTTCTGGATCTCCGGAACCTTCTACGACAGTCGTGTTTTCTTTCGTTACGACTACTTTCGCAGCGCGGCCAAGTTGAGTGATGTTCGCAGATTTAAGGTCTAAGCCTAGATCTTCTGTGATCACTTCTCCACCAGTAAGAACCGCTAAGTCTTCAAGCATTGCTTTACGACGGTCACCGAAGCCAGGAGCTTTAACAGCTACTGCGTTGAATGTTCCGCGAAGTTTGTTTACAACAAGCGTTGCAAGAGCTTCACCTTCAACATCTTCAGCTACCATTAATAGTGGCTTACCTTGTTGTACGACTTGCTCAAGGACAGGAAGTACTTCCTGGATGTTTCCGATCTTCTTGTCAGTGATTAAGATGTATGGATTTTCTAAGACAGCTTCCATTTTATCAGAATCAGTGACCATGTATGGAGATGCATATCCACGGTCGAACTGCATTCCTTCTACTACATCAAGTTCAGTAGTGAAACCTTTGGATTCTTCGATTGTGATAACGCCGTCGTTTCCAACGCGCTCCATTGCTTCTGCGATCAGTTGACCGACTTCTTCGTCAGCTGCTGAGATTGCTGCAACCTGAGCGATGGAATCTTTGCCTTCGATTGGCTTAGAGATCACTTTTAGTTCTTCGATAGCAGCTTGAACCGCTTTTTCGATCCCTTTACGTACACCGACAGGGTTTGCACCAGCTGTTACGTTTTTAAGACCTTCACGGATCATTGCTTGAGCAAGGACCGTTGCAGTCGTTGTACCGTCACCGGCGATTTCGTTTGTTTTGCTTGCTACTTCAGCAACCAGTTTTGCACCCATGTTTTCGAATGCATCTTCAAGTTCGATTTCTTTCGCAATGGTTACACCGTCATTTGTAATAAGTGGTGAACCGAATTTCTTCTCAAGTACCACGTTACGTCCTTTTGGTCCAAGAGTTACTTTTACTGCGTTTGCTAATTGATCGACACCGCGAAGCATGGAACGGCGTGCTTCTTCACTGAATTTAATATCTTTAGCCATTGATAAAGTCCTCCTCTTATTTAAATAATGTATGGTTTACTTTACGGAAATTTAATTATTCGCCAACTACAGCCAGAATATCGCTATCACGAAGGATCAGGTATTCTGTGCCTTGGTATTTCACTTCTGTACCAGCGTATTTAGAGAAAATGATTCGATCGCCGACAGCTACCTCAAGAGCAACGCGCTCACCGTTGTCAAGAATGCGCCCAGTACCTACAGCCATCACTTTACCTTCTTGTGG
Coding sequences within it:
- the groES gene encoding co-chaperone GroES, with the translated sequence MLKPLGDRVVIELVESEEKTASGIVLPDSAKEKPQEGKVMAVGTGRILDNGERVALEVAVGDRIIFSKYAGTEVKYQGTEYLILRDSDILAVVGE
- the groL gene encoding chaperonin GroEL (60 kDa chaperone family; promotes refolding of misfolded polypeptides especially under stressful conditions; forms two stacked rings of heptamers to form a barrel-shaped 14mer; ends can be capped by GroES; misfolded proteins enter the barrel where they are refolded when GroES binds), which gives rise to MAKDIKFSEEARRSMLRGVDQLANAVKVTLGPKGRNVVLEKKFGSPLITNDGVTIAKEIELEDAFENMGAKLVAEVASKTNEIAGDGTTTATVLAQAMIREGLKNVTAGANPVGVRKGIEKAVQAAIEELKVISKPIEGKDSIAQVAAISAADEEVGQLIAEAMERVGNDGVITIEESKGFTTELDVVEGMQFDRGYASPYMVTDSDKMEAVLENPYILITDKKIGNIQEVLPVLEQVVQQGKPLLMVAEDVEGEALATLVVNKLRGTFNAVAVKAPGFGDRRKAMLEDLAVLTGGEVITEDLGLDLKSANITQLGRAAKVVVTKENTTVVEGSGDPEKIAARVNQIRAQLEESTSEFDKEKLQERLAKLAGGVAVVKVGAATETELKERKLRIEDALNSTRAAVEEGIVSGGGTALVNVYNKVASIEADADVATGINIVLRALEEPIRQIAHNAGLEGSIIVERLKKEEVGVGFNAATGEWVNMIEKGIVDPTKVTRSALQNAASVAAMFLTTEAVVADIPEEGGGMPDMSGMGGMGGMGGMM